The Polyodon spathula isolate WHYD16114869_AA chromosome 13, ASM1765450v1, whole genome shotgun sequence genome includes a region encoding these proteins:
- the ube2d1b gene encoding ubiquitin-conjugating enzyme E2 D1b — MALKRIQKELNDLQRDPPAQCSAGPVGDDLFHWQATIMGPSDSPYQGGVFFLTIHFPTDYPFKPPKVAFTTKIYHPNINSNGSICLDILRSQWSPALTVSKVLLSICSLLCDPNPDDPLVPDIAHIYKSDKEKYNRLAREWTQKYAM; from the exons ATGGCTTTGAAAAGAATACAGAAG gaGTTAAATGATTTGCAACGGGATCCACCTGCACAGTGCTCAGCAGGTCCAGTGGGCGATGATT TGTTTCATTGGCAAGCAACAATAATGGGACCT aGCGACAGTCCATATCAAGGAGGGGTTTTCTTTCTCACAATCCATTTTCCGACAGATTACCCTTTTAAACCACCAAAG GTAGCgttcacaacaaaaatatatcacCCAAACATAAACAGTAATGGAAGTATTTGCCTGGATATTTTGAGATCACAGTGGTCCCCGGCACTAACAGTATCAAAAG ttttattgtcCATATGTTCTTTGCTTTGTGACCCAAACCCTGACGACCCCTTAGTACCAGACATAGCACACATCTACAAGTCAGATAAAGAAAA